From Hippea alviniae EP5-r, the proteins below share one genomic window:
- a CDS encoding Maf family protein, whose product MIVLATKSQARRRLLKKCKRNAIITVSNIDEKRFVGESIVEYLLRVSFLKALSVKRKNQIVIGADTVIYFDGRVIGKPKDREEAYQILSMLSGKIHQVYTGVSVISDKWCERFVEVASVKVDKLTEDEINSYLDTNEYMGRAAGYAIQGRARHFMHLIEGDITTVIGLPMKRLCKII is encoded by the coding sequence ATGATTGTTCTTGCGACTAAATCGCAAGCAAGAAGAAGACTTTTGAAGAAGTGTAAAAGGAATGCAATTATAACGGTATCGAATATAGACGAGAAGCGCTTTGTTGGAGAGAGTATAGTGGAGTATCTGCTAAGGGTTAGTTTTTTAAAGGCTTTGAGCGTAAAGAGAAAAAATCAGATTGTAATAGGTGCTGATACGGTTATATATTTTGATGGAAGGGTGATAGGCAAACCAAAGGATAGAGAAGAAGCCTACCAGATACTCTCGATGCTTTCTGGAAAGATTCATCAGGTTTATACGGGTGTAAGTGTGATAAGTGATAAGTGGTGCGAAAGGTTTGTTGAAGTTGCAAGCGTTAAAGTTGATAAATTAACAGAAGATGAGATAAATAGTTACCTTGATACAAACGAATATATGGGAAGAGCTGCAGGTTATGCAATTCAGGGCAGAGCCAGACACTTCATGCACCTTATAGAAGGAGACATAACAACCGTTATAGGTTTGCCCATGAAGAGACTTTGCAAGATTATTTGA
- a CDS encoding SurA N-terminal domain-containing protein: protein MLDFLRKNIKKFAILLWIAAAAFIIGGAYLFVRGPFTMGSNTAIEVGDIKISIPEYEKTYNDIYKFYIQLISQLKGGNITEEDIKKLNIKQKTIDMLIERALLIEEAKREGIKVTDEDVIKAIQSNPAFFVNGKFSKEKYLALLKANNINPKEYEESLKTSLYITKLKEKLFKNVKITDKEVKKFFDKNYSKVNIEFVVFNWKDFEKSIKVNDKELKKYYLLHKEKYRVPTMVKFEYIAVPLSYVEKKVKVSDEEAKKFYEEHKSYFKVPLRIRVAHILFAKKDNQTDEELKQEAERVYKLLKDKKITFKEAVKEYSADKLTKNVGGDLGYITKNMVIDSFWNAIVKLKKGEISKPFKTKFGYHIALIEDIKEPFIRPFDKVKKDIINYLKETKAKKIWFVEADKIFVKIRDSKESLKKAAKEYGLKLKESPFISLKNPKQPFTEAMIQNAILAQKGKLFGPDLSSEGYLIYKLVDKKPSYIPKFEQVKDKVKKDYIEEQAKKLAYEKAKEILKLAKEEKSLEKVAKEKKLKIKTVKNMTKLTPTKKFACSFNEKAIEDIFSHDKGYLNLCKTDGNVYVYQITDKIFDKKEFEKLKDSIKQQLLAQKEDEILSNLIEKLKRETKIKINPKL from the coding sequence ATGCTTGACTTTTTGAGAAAAAACATAAAGAAGTTTGCTATTTTGTTGTGGATTGCAGCAGCAGCTTTCATAATTGGTGGTGCATATCTATTTGTTAGAGGCCCATTTACTATGGGCAGTAATACAGCCATTGAAGTGGGGGATATAAAGATAAGCATTCCAGAGTATGAAAAAACATACAACGATATATACAAGTTTTATATACAACTGATTAGCCAACTAAAGGGCGGAAATATAACGGAAGAAGACATAAAGAAACTCAATATAAAACAGAAAACAATAGATATGCTTATCGAAAGGGCACTTCTAATTGAAGAAGCAAAAAGGGAAGGTATAAAGGTCACAGATGAAGATGTGATAAAGGCTATTCAGTCAAATCCAGCCTTCTTTGTAAACGGCAAGTTTTCAAAAGAGAAGTATCTTGCACTTCTTAAGGCAAACAACATAAACCCAAAGGAGTATGAAGAGAGTTTAAAAACTTCGCTTTATATAACTAAATTGAAAGAAAAGCTGTTTAAGAATGTAAAAATTACGGATAAAGAAGTAAAAAAGTTTTTTGATAAGAATTATTCCAAAGTGAATATAGAGTTTGTTGTATTCAATTGGAAGGATTTTGAAAAAAGCATAAAAGTTAATGATAAAGAGCTTAAAAAATACTACCTTTTGCATAAAGAGAAATACAGAGTGCCGACAATGGTTAAGTTTGAGTATATAGCTGTTCCGTTGAGTTATGTTGAGAAGAAAGTAAAGGTATCAGATGAAGAAGCCAAAAAGTTCTATGAAGAGCATAAATCCTATTTTAAAGTTCCACTAAGAATAAGGGTTGCCCATATTCTGTTTGCCAAAAAGGATAACCAGACAGATGAAGAGCTCAAGCAAGAAGCTGAAAGGGTGTATAAACTTTTGAAGGATAAGAAAATAACCTTCAAAGAAGCCGTTAAGGAATATTCGGCTGATAAACTTACAAAAAATGTTGGCGGCGATTTGGGGTATATTACAAAAAATATGGTTATAGACAGCTTCTGGAATGCTATTGTTAAACTGAAAAAAGGCGAGATATCCAAACCATTCAAAACAAAGTTTGGCTATCATATAGCTTTAATTGAAGATATTAAAGAACCATTTATCAGACCGTTTGATAAAGTTAAAAAGGATATAATCAATTATCTTAAAGAAACAAAAGCGAAAAAGATTTGGTTTGTTGAAGCGGATAAAATATTTGTTAAAATTAGAGACTCTAAAGAGAGTCTAAAAAAGGCAGCCAAAGAATACGGACTAAAACTTAAAGAGAGTCCATTTATCTCTTTGAAGAATCCAAAGCAGCCGTTTACTGAAGCTATGATTCAAAATGCTATACTTGCTCAGAAGGGCAAACTATTTGGGCCTGATTTGTCTTCGGAAGGATACCTTATATACAAACTTGTTGATAAGAAGCCTTCGTATATACCAAAGTTTGAGCAGGTTAAAGATAAAGTAAAAAAGGATTATATAGAAGAGCAGGCAAAAAAACTGGCTTATGAGAAAGCAAAAGAGATTCTAAAACTTGCAAAAGAAGAGAAAAGCTTAGAGAAAGTAGCCAAAGAGAAGAAGCTAAAGATAAAAACAGTCAAAAATATGACGAAGCTTACGCCGACAAAAAAGTTTGCTTGTTCTTTTAATGAGAAGGCTATTGAAGATATATTTTCTCACGACAAAGGGTATCTCAATCTATGTAAAACAGATGGTAATGTGTATGTTTATCAAATAACAGACAAGATATTCGACAAGAAAGAGTTTGAAAAACTAAAAGATAGTATAAAACAGCAGCTCCTTGCCCAGAAAGAAGATGAGATACTTTCCAATCTAATAGAGAAGCTGAAGAGAGAAACAAAAATTAAGATAAATCCGAAATTATGA